The nucleotide window CTGTAGACATCATAGCGCGCGGTTGCCTTCACAGCGTGCACCATCACATAGCTCAGCAGGAGCAGCAGGAAGAGGGCGCGCAGGACAGGCCAGAGCTGCCAGCCGGCGAACGGCGTGCGCCGCGCAGCGAGCCAGCGCCCCGCCACAGCCGGCTCCGACCAGGAAGACCAGGCAGGACGTACCTCACCCTGGTCGTCGCCAGCGGGGAAGGCTGGCCCGTGAGTAGAGGCTGCGAGCTGGGAGAACAGGGACTTGCCGAGATTGAGAGAGCAGCGGAGCAGCCAGAGGAGCAGAACCGTTGCCTCGATGGTGGCGAAAATAAGGATAGGAACAATCTCCGCATTGTATTGATAGCGCCCACTGTACATGTTGGGCGAGGAGCTGAGCAGGTTGAGGGCCAGGGTCGGTGAGGCCAGGACCAGAACCCAGGGAGCCAGTAAGGGCAAATAGCCCGCCGGCGTCAGCAGCTTCTCCAGATAGAGGCGATGCTGCGGCTCCAGCACGTGCTCGCGCACAACCTGCAGCGGGTGCCTCAGAATCGTCAGCGCTACCTCTAGCGGCGAGTCCCCATATTCCGACCAGCGCGAGGCCAGCAGCGAGTGCCCCACGGGACTGGCGTAGTGGACAACCAGCAGGCCAATGGCGGTCCAGCCGACCGCCAGCCCGAAGACGATCAGGCCGACGCGCCAGCGGCGCTGGAAGATGGCCATCCACAGCCCCAACAGCGCAATGATCCCGGCAATCTCCTCCTTACAGGCCAGGGAGAGAATGGCAAAGGCCAGAAACCAGCCGTTGCGCTGGGTATACATGAAGTACAGCGTAAAGAGGAGCAAGGCCAGCGTCAGCGTCACGGCGTGGAAATCATAGTCGACCGCATACTGCTGCGCAGGGTAGAGGAGATAGAGCAGGGCGAAAGGGACTGCGGCCAGATCGCTGCGCAGGCGCAGGCGGGCCAGCCAGAAGGCCGGTAGCGCTCCCGTGGCCACCACCAGGACCTGGAGAATCAGCAACGTTTTCGGATCAGCCCAAAAAAGATAGAGGGGGGCAATCAAAAAGAGAATCGGCTCATAGTGAATGGCGAAGCGATTGATACCCGCTAGACCATAGCAGTTGGTATCGGTCAGGATATTGCAGATCGTCTGGTGCAGCAGGGCACCATGCAGCGTGTTCCAGATAGCCTGGTCCATGATGCCCAGGTCTTCGCCATTGGTGGCAAAAGCATCCTGCTTGCTGGTCACAAAGATGATGAAGTAGACGCTGTAGGCGAGCATCGCCAACAGGACCAGGCCCAGGGCCAGCCAGAAGGCGCGTCCCCGTGGCAGCGGTTCAGGGGGGGGATAGAGTTCCTTCCTCCAGGCTACCCTCCAGCGCCGCAGTGTCAGATGGAGCCACTTGCCAATTTTGTTCATAGTCCAGAACTCTCTAGGGGATCAAAACGAGGCCGCCTGTAATGAAGGCGTGCTGACTGGGAAAGGCCTCTTTTCCAGGCGATTGGCTCTGTTATGATAGCATGAATCTTTTCAACAGGCCAGTCTCCAGGACGTTTGGCTCTTGCTTTCAGAAACGAGCCAGCCGATTTCATATCTCCTTCTCCTCAATCTCCT belongs to Thermogemmatispora onikobensis and includes:
- a CDS encoding DUF2079 domain-containing protein, with product MNKIGKWLHLTLRRWRVAWRKELYPPPEPLPRGRAFWLALGLVLLAMLAYSVYFIIFVTSKQDAFATNGEDLGIMDQAIWNTLHGALLHQTICNILTDTNCYGLAGINRFAIHYEPILFLIAPLYLFWADPKTLLILQVLVVATGALPAFWLARLRLRSDLAAVPFALLYLLYPAQQYAVDYDFHAVTLTLALLLFTLYFMYTQRNGWFLAFAILSLACKEEIAGIIALLGLWMAIFQRRWRVGLIVFGLAVGWTAIGLLVVHYASPVGHSLLASRWSEYGDSPLEVALTILRHPLQVVREHVLEPQHRLYLEKLLTPAGYLPLLAPWVLVLASPTLALNLLSSSPNMYSGRYQYNAEIVPILIFATIEATVLLLWLLRCSLNLGKSLFSQLAASTHGPAFPAGDDQGEVRPAWSSWSEPAVAGRWLAARRTPFAGWQLWPVLRALFLLLLLSYVMVHAVKATARYDVYSAMPYAAGFIWPAQDAHDRLAYHFLQEIPPDASVSTQTMLVPHLSERRSIYLFPYGAGYADYILLNAPGYYYPFKTYADYERTVNAVLSSGEYGVIDMQDGYILLKKGAAPTANEQAMRMVAHYRHTD